The Nitrosomonas communis genome has a segment encoding these proteins:
- a CDS encoding Rossmann-fold NAD(P)-binding domain-containing protein: protein MVLNGREDDQEPRESLEQLRDSGRGGRIINNSSVHEELPFPNFTGYCARQGRAEDADALTCGHRASAAGHHGQQRRSGAIETPISSALMNHPEKIAALLGDIPAQHLGQPGDVGGAVAFWHRMTPAT, encoded by the coding sequence GTGGTGCTCAACGGTCGCGAGGATGATCAGGAGCCACGCGAAAGTCTCGAACAGTTGCGCGACAGCGGGCGCGGCGGGCGGATTATCAACAACAGCTCGGTGCACGAGGAGCTGCCCTTTCCCAACTTCACCGGCTACTGCGCCAGGCAAGGGCGGGCTGAAGATGCTGATGCGCTAACCTGTGGCCATCGAGCTAGCGCTGCGGGGCATCACGGTCAACAGCGTCGCTCCGGGGCCATCGAGACACCGATCAGCAGCGCACTGATGAACCATCCGGAGAAGATCGCCGCACTGCTCGGCGACATTCCCGCCCAGCACCTTGGCCAGCCGGGTGACGTGGGCGGCGCGGTTGCTTTTTGGCATCGGATGACACCAGCTACATGA
- the treF gene encoding alpha,alpha-trehalase TreF, whose protein sequence is MELPRAVNDQTGRFDTDIGAISSADTLTPAQRYQELFVAVQMQRVFPDSKTFVDCAPRKHPERILEAYRARCEVPDFDLAAFVHEHFSLFEMSAQEFVANPNDTLSEHIDRLWPVLTRHPREHPEYSSLLPLPHDYVVPGGRFTELYYWDSYFTMLGLDESGHCDLLRAMADNFAYLIDTYGHVPNGNRTYYLGRSQPPVFALMTDLFEENGVHRASDYLPQLHKEHSFWMSGGDVLRAGEAARRCVRLVDGALLNRYWDDSDAPREESYLEDITTARESVRPAHEVYRDLRAGAESGWDFSSRWLDDSHRLSSIRTTSIVPVDLNSFLYQLERQIARLSEIMGKHGPALRFRQLAEARQAAIGRHLWSEATGAYLDYDWRLRQQRPNLTAATLAPLFVGLASQRQADRVAQTVEARLLTPGGLATTEIGDSGEQWDRPNGWAPLQWMGIRGLQNYRHDAMAAEIEKRWLSIVATLYESEGKLVEKYLLRPCTEHAGGGEYPLQDGFGWTNGVTRKLMQEDPSHQANRCRASR, encoded by the coding sequence ATGGAATTACCGCGAGCAGTGAATGACCAGACCGGCCGCTTCGACACGGACATCGGCGCGATTTCCAGCGCCGACACCCTGACCCCCGCGCAGCGCTATCAAGAATTGTTCGTCGCGGTCCAGATGCAGCGCGTGTTCCCGGACAGCAAGACCTTCGTCGACTGCGCCCCGCGAAAGCATCCGGAGCGGATTCTCGAAGCCTATCGCGCCCGCTGCGAGGTGCCCGACTTCGACCTCGCAGCCTTCGTGCACGAACATTTCAGTCTGTTCGAGATGTCCGCGCAGGAGTTCGTGGCCAACCCGAACGACACCCTGAGCGAGCACATCGACCGGCTCTGGCCGGTGCTCACCCGCCATCCCCGCGAGCATCCCGAGTATTCTTCGCTGCTGCCGCTGCCGCACGACTACGTAGTACCAGGCGGGCGTTTCACCGAGCTGTACTACTGGGACTCGTACTTCACCATGCTTGGCCTGGACGAGAGCGGACACTGCGACTTGCTGCGCGCCATGGCCGACAACTTTGCCTACCTGATCGATACCTACGGGCATGTGCCCAACGGCAACCGCACTTATTACCTTGGGCGCTCGCAGCCGCCGGTCTTCGCGCTGATGACCGACCTGTTCGAGGAAAACGGTGTGCATCGCGCCAGTGACTACCTGCCACAGTTACATAAGGAACACTCATTCTGGATGAGCGGCGGCGACGTGCTACGCGCTGGCGAAGCTGCCCGGCGCTGCGTGCGCCTGGTCGACGGCGCATTGCTCAATCGCTACTGGGACGACAGTGACGCGCCGCGCGAGGAGTCCTATCTGGAAGACATCACCACCGCGCGCGAATCCGTGCGGCCGGCCCATGAGGTCTATCGCGATCTGCGCGCCGGCGCCGAATCGGGCTGGGATTTCAGCTCGCGCTGGCTCGACGACAGCCACCGGCTATCGAGCATCCGCACCACCAGCATCGTGCCTGTGGACCTGAACAGCTTCCTCTACCAGCTGGAGCGGCAGATCGCTCGGCTCAGTGAGATTATGGGCAAGCATGGGCCAGCCTTGCGGTTCCGCCAGTTGGCCGAGGCGCGCCAGGCGGCAATAGGCCGCCATCTGTGGAGCGAGGCGACCGGCGCCTACCTGGACTACGACTGGCGCCTGCGTCAGCAGCGGCCGAACCTCACCGCCGCAACGCTGGCACCGCTGTTCGTCGGCCTGGCCAGCCAACGGCAGGCCGACCGGGTAGCGCAGACCGTCGAAGCGCGCCTGCTGACGCCGGGCGGCCTGGCCACCACGGAGATCGGCGACAGTGGCGAGCAATGGGATCGCCCCAACGGCTGGGCGCCGTTGCAGTGGATGGGTATTCGCGGCCTGCAAAACTACAGGCATGACGCCATGGCCGCGGAAATCGAGAAGCGTTGGCTGTCCATCGTCGCCACACTCTACGAGAGCGAAGGCAAACTAGTGGAAAAGTACTTGCTGCGGCCCTGTACCGAACATGCCGGTGGCGGCGAGTATCCGCTGCAGGACGGTTTTGGCTGGACCAACGGAGTGACCCGCAAACTGATGCAGGAAGACCCCAGCCATCAGGCGAACCGTTGCCGCGCAAGCAGATAG
- a CDS encoding rhodanese-like domain-containing protein, which translates to MKKYLYALLCLFLPAVSAIATENTAPAEVMGAVTVDTAVAKRLYDQGNIFIDVRNLEYFNYEHIRGAKHLDVNSELFTAGDLNILAEKDQGVVFYCNGIHCLGSSKASKKAAEWGWFKIYYYREGFPKWKEAGYPTASFEYPESVAH; encoded by the coding sequence ATGAAAAAATATTTATATGCCTTGCTGTGCTTGTTTCTGCCTGCAGTCAGCGCCATCGCTACAGAGAATACCGCACCTGCAGAAGTCATGGGAGCGGTCACCGTAGACACAGCGGTCGCTAAACGATTATACGATCAAGGCAATATTTTTATCGATGTGCGTAATTTGGAATATTTCAATTATGAACATATCCGAGGGGCCAAGCATCTGGATGTCAATAGTGAACTTTTCACGGCCGGCGATTTGAATATCCTTGCCGAGAAGGATCAAGGCGTTGTGTTTTATTGTAATGGAATTCATTGTCTGGGCAGCTCTAAAGCCAGCAAAAAAGCAGCAGAATGGGGATGGTTCAAAATTTATTACTATCGAGAAGGATTCCCAAAATGGAAAGAGGCTGGCTATCCTACTGCCTCTTTTGAATATCCAGAGAGCGTAGCACACTGA
- a CDS encoding glutathione peroxidase, whose product MRILLLFVLVFFVQPVFSCQDGLLDQNFRKLAGSEVVNLCHAYSGKVLLVVNTASKCGYTPQYDGLEKLHETYKKQGFAVLGFPSNDFMGQEPGTEEEIQDFCRLTYGVKFPMFEKITVKKEDAHPFFQQLAKVSGTYPTWNFHKFLIDKDGRLIKQFSPHTKPFDPEMVATIEQALQQTSK is encoded by the coding sequence ATGCGTATTTTATTGCTATTCGTACTAGTTTTTTTTGTTCAACCTGTTTTCAGTTGCCAGGATGGCTTGCTCGATCAGAATTTTAGAAAGCTCGCAGGCAGTGAGGTCGTAAACTTATGTCATGCGTATTCTGGTAAGGTGCTGCTCGTGGTGAATACCGCCAGTAAATGTGGTTATACTCCTCAATATGATGGGTTGGAGAAATTGCATGAGACATATAAGAAACAAGGATTTGCAGTGCTTGGCTTTCCTTCCAATGATTTTATGGGACAAGAACCTGGCACGGAGGAAGAAATACAGGATTTTTGCCGGTTAACTTATGGTGTCAAATTTCCCATGTTTGAGAAAATAACCGTCAAGAAAGAAGATGCCCACCCATTCTTTCAGCAACTGGCAAAAGTTTCCGGTACCTATCCTACCTGGAATTTTCATAAATTTTTGATTGATAAGGATGGTAGGCTGATCAAGCAATTTAGTCCTCATACCAAACCTTTTGATCCGGAAATGGTAGCAACAATCGAGCAAGCGCTCCAGCAAACATCCAAGTAA
- a CDS encoding Lon protease family protein, with protein MPIIELTPHQLRLTIDPDLLGFTNTSELVGQPLSWIGQERAEKAAYFGLEMEQPDYNLFVLGEVGSGRSSLLRQAMAKVASNKPVPPDLCYLHHFGVPERPLALHLPAGEGRLLRQKLTQLAKYLQTEIPRCLEEPALKAESKRIEKNFKLEGAKAFAELDAFAEKHHFAIQREAGRMVFTLMDKSGKILTEPQVLALPKERRAEIEEVEQALQAEIARYFEKIRPLERIKDEALITLQRNKVKLLLEGELKAIRSMLKLSAEDRSKFDRYLGKMEEDILENVALFKFSDTDEEKRKEEIKSLLVRYQINLVVDNHDLKGAPVIIEESPSIRSLFGSIEYQSVEGVLETDFTRIRAGSLLKAHGGFLMLHLDDVLVDSLLWEKLCRLLRSHLLQIEEPGTTLTQIPAVSLEPEAVRIQVKIILIGSREQYYILQEENPELARRFRIKVDFADSFIASAQSRLASSIFVAHACHEAGLPHFTAAAVARLLEDCHRAANDQSRQSAIFSRTETLVLESAAQCKAHTGCLVDVADVENALQARIHRHNYPDQCLQESIADGDVSIVIEGKKVGQINGLTQIDLGDHCFGAPVRITAHTFAGENGGVLNIEREVGLSGPIHDKGMFILQSYLAALFAHIAPLALSASIVFEQEYNGIEGDSASCAEWYALLSALSGVPLKQGIAVTGAINQYGEILPVGGLNEKIEGFFNVCEKAGLDGTHGVLIPHRNRRHLMLSYHVIEAVTQGLFHIYTAEHVSEGIELLTDFPAGFAPEADLNEVIHYPYDSVLGYAQKVLRAYRIACQLTQHTKAERRRFFGSAER; from the coding sequence ATGCCAATTATTGAACTGACTCCGCACCAGCTCCGCCTGACGATTGATCCTGATTTACTTGGATTTACCAATACTTCAGAACTGGTCGGTCAACCACTTTCCTGGATCGGGCAGGAGCGTGCCGAGAAGGCTGCTTACTTCGGGCTCGAAATGGAGCAGCCGGATTATAACTTATTCGTGCTTGGGGAAGTAGGGAGTGGACGGTCTTCCTTGCTGCGGCAGGCAATGGCGAAAGTAGCGTCAAACAAGCCTGTTCCGCCTGATTTGTGTTATTTGCATCACTTCGGTGTACCAGAAAGGCCCTTAGCCTTGCATTTACCGGCAGGAGAGGGGCGTCTGTTGCGCCAAAAATTGACACAGCTAGCGAAATATCTACAGACAGAAATACCCCGGTGTCTTGAGGAGCCTGCTCTCAAGGCGGAAAGCAAACGGATCGAAAAAAACTTTAAACTGGAAGGGGCTAAAGCCTTTGCCGAGCTTGATGCATTTGCTGAGAAACATCATTTCGCTATTCAGCGGGAAGCCGGCCGTATGGTTTTCACGCTAATGGATAAATCTGGAAAAATCTTGACTGAACCTCAAGTGTTGGCGTTACCTAAGGAGCGAAGAGCTGAAATTGAGGAAGTAGAACAAGCCTTACAGGCTGAAATTGCACGCTATTTTGAAAAGATACGCCCCTTGGAGCGAATCAAAGATGAGGCTCTGATAACGTTGCAGCGTAATAAGGTCAAGTTGCTACTGGAAGGTGAATTAAAGGCAATTCGCAGTATGCTGAAATTATCCGCAGAAGACCGTAGCAAATTCGACCGCTATCTGGGGAAGATGGAAGAGGATATTCTCGAGAATGTCGCGTTATTCAAATTCTCTGATACTGACGAAGAAAAACGCAAAGAGGAAATTAAATCCTTATTAGTACGCTATCAGATTAATCTGGTGGTAGATAATCATGATTTGAAGGGAGCACCGGTCATTATCGAAGAAAGTCCGTCTATTCGCTCGCTGTTTGGCAGTATCGAGTATCAATCCGTAGAAGGCGTTTTGGAGACAGACTTTACGCGCATTCGCGCGGGTAGTTTGCTCAAGGCCCATGGAGGATTTCTCATGCTGCACCTCGATGATGTGTTAGTGGACAGCCTGCTTTGGGAAAAATTATGCCGCCTGCTGCGCAGTCATTTGCTGCAAATTGAAGAACCCGGCACGACCTTAACCCAGATTCCAGCTGTTTCGCTCGAACCGGAAGCAGTGCGGATTCAGGTTAAGATTATATTGATCGGCTCGCGTGAACAGTACTATATATTACAGGAAGAGAATCCAGAGCTTGCCAGGCGTTTCCGTATCAAGGTTGATTTTGCCGATAGCTTTATAGCTAGCGCACAAAGTCGCCTTGCTTCTTCCATTTTTGTGGCGCACGCCTGCCATGAAGCCGGTTTGCCCCATTTTACCGCAGCTGCGGTTGCGCGATTGTTGGAAGATTGTCACCGGGCAGCTAACGATCAATCCCGTCAGAGTGCTATTTTTAGCCGTACAGAAACACTGGTATTGGAGAGCGCGGCTCAGTGCAAAGCCCACACCGGTTGCCTCGTGGATGTGGCTGATGTCGAGAATGCGTTGCAAGCACGTATCCATCGGCATAATTACCCGGATCAATGTTTGCAGGAATCGATTGCAGATGGGGATGTTTCGATTGTGATCGAAGGAAAAAAGGTTGGGCAGATTAATGGTTTGACACAAATAGATTTGGGAGATCATTGTTTTGGCGCACCGGTACGTATTACCGCGCACACGTTCGCGGGTGAAAATGGGGGCGTGTTAAATATCGAGCGCGAGGTAGGGCTTTCCGGGCCGATCCACGATAAAGGTATGTTTATCCTGCAGAGCTACTTAGCGGCCCTGTTTGCGCATATCGCACCGCTTGCACTCAGTGCTTCTATTGTATTTGAACAGGAATACAATGGAATAGAAGGAGATTCTGCCTCGTGTGCAGAATGGTATGCTTTGCTTTCTGCCTTATCAGGCGTGCCACTCAAACAGGGAATTGCAGTAACGGGGGCAATTAATCAGTATGGTGAAATCCTGCCGGTAGGGGGCCTCAATGAGAAAATAGAAGGGTTCTTTAATGTTTGTGAGAAAGCAGGGTTGGATGGGACGCATGGGGTGCTGATTCCTCATCGCAACCGCAGGCATCTCATGCTGTCATATCATGTAATCGAAGCCGTTACTCAAGGCTTGTTTCATATTTATACTGCAGAACATGTGAGTGAAGGCATTGAGTTGCTAACCGATTTTCCGGCTGGCTTCGCGCCTGAAGCAGATCTGAACGAAGTGATCCATTATCCTTATGACAGCGTGTTGGGATATGCGCAGAAAGTACTTCGTGCTTACCGTATTGCTTGCCAGCTTACTCAGCACACTAAGGCAGAGCGCAGGCGGTTTTTCGGGTCCGCTGAAAGGTAG
- a CDS encoding MATE family efflux transporter, producing the protein MTHPIRPFIVTHHLVFTLAAPMTLAYLTTPLLGVVDTAVVGRLGEAFMIGGLAVGAILVDVIFTTFNFLRSGTTGLTAQAYGREDETEIQATLLRSLIIGVASGIILLMLTPLLLSLGLYLMEPSETVAIATQQYVLIRMLGAPVTLGNYALLGWFIGLGRTRTGLLLQIALNGSNIILSIFLGLHLSLGIKGVAAATVISELLAFLLGLLICYPSLKCSTRPSWQRLLDRAALWRFANLNLDIMLRSFALLFAFAFFTTQGAYLGEQTLAANAVLMNFFMLASYFLDGLTSAAEQLAGRAIGANYRDGFMRSLKLTLGWNTVMASLLAMMLWFLGEPMIALITTLESVQTEAAQYLLLVALLPLTGVLAFQMDGIFIGATWSRDMSLMMLVSLGVYLATWWWLRDLANNGLWLALHVFLLVRGLTLSARLPVRIRQTFSQTK; encoded by the coding sequence ATGACTCATCCCATTCGGCCTTTTATTGTCACCCACCATCTGGTTTTTACCCTTGCCGCTCCGATGACCCTCGCTTATCTGACGACACCTCTACTGGGAGTAGTCGACACGGCTGTAGTGGGCAGGCTAGGAGAAGCGTTCATGATTGGTGGGCTGGCGGTTGGCGCTATTTTGGTTGATGTGATTTTTACCACCTTCAACTTTCTGCGTTCTGGCACTACCGGTCTCACTGCCCAGGCTTATGGTCGGGAAGATGAGACTGAAATTCAGGCAACGCTGTTGCGCTCACTGATAATAGGCGTTGCCAGCGGGATCATTTTACTCATGCTTACTCCGCTGCTGTTATCGCTGGGTCTTTATCTGATGGAGCCAAGTGAAACGGTTGCTATTGCTACACAGCAATATGTGCTGATCCGTATGCTCGGTGCGCCGGTGACACTGGGGAATTACGCCTTGTTAGGCTGGTTCATCGGGCTGGGCAGGACCCGGACTGGACTGCTGCTACAGATTGCGCTCAACGGCAGCAATATTATTCTTTCGATCTTTCTTGGTCTGCACCTGTCCCTAGGGATCAAAGGCGTCGCAGCCGCGACTGTCATAAGCGAATTGCTGGCTTTCCTGCTCGGCTTGCTGATTTGTTATCCATCCCTTAAATGCAGCACACGGCCGTCCTGGCAGCGATTGCTGGATCGGGCTGCGCTCTGGCGCTTTGCTAATCTCAACCTGGATATCATGCTGCGTTCCTTTGCGCTACTGTTCGCTTTTGCTTTCTTTACTACCCAAGGGGCCTATCTGGGCGAGCAAACGCTTGCCGCCAATGCCGTGTTGATGAATTTTTTCATGCTGGCCAGTTATTTCCTGGACGGACTGACCTCTGCTGCAGAGCAACTTGCCGGTCGCGCCATCGGTGCAAATTATCGCGACGGCTTCATGCGCAGCCTAAAGTTGACCTTAGGTTGGAATACCGTGATGGCAAGCTTGCTGGCGATGATGCTCTGGTTCTTGGGTGAGCCCATGATCGCGTTGATTACGACGCTGGAATCAGTACAAACGGAAGCAGCACAATACCTACTGTTAGTCGCCCTGCTACCGCTCACTGGAGTGCTTGCCTTCCAAATGGATGGTATCTTCATAGGCGCTACCTGGTCACGTGACATGAGTCTGATGATGCTGGTTTCGCTCGGTGTTTATCTGGCAACATGGTGGTGGCTGCGTGATCTTGCCAATAATGGCTTGTGGCTCGCTTTGCATGTATTCCTGCTGGTACGTGGCCTTACTTTGTCTGCACGCCTGCCGGTAAGAATAAGACAGACATTCAGTCAAACTAAGTGA
- a CDS encoding Fic family protein: protein MPDIELAPGLECLTRRVDTDRFGPFVFEVGVEAARIKLALQRAEDTHDRFIASPFSQVANQLEREVVVSSVFGTNTIEGGKLSEDETANALMLDPAQVKEIEQRRAVNIKAAYDLSQQVARTAGWSLNREFILEVHRLITQQIPHPNNQPGKLRNNPKHHITYVGDEGHGGRYKPPQYGRDIDRLLDALIGWHAEMERSGVPGLIRAPLVHLYYELIHPFWDGNGRVGRVIEATLLQAAGYRYAPFALARYYLANIDSYFTLFNTCRKAAEKGQAWPNHAFVEFYLEGIRQTINTLQDRVNQMTALLLFESKLHRLLEEKRINVRQYTIVSQLLGRRRAMPLDEIRQTPWYTGLYLKLNDKTRQRDLRHLREMELVFLDTHHNLWPGVIRPQNIKPLGKKQI, encoded by the coding sequence ATGCCTGACATCGAATTGGCACCAGGCTTGGAATGTTTAACACGTCGCGTTGACACTGATCGATTTGGTCCGTTTGTTTTCGAGGTAGGCGTTGAAGCTGCTCGGATCAAACTGGCACTTCAGCGTGCTGAAGATACGCATGACCGTTTTATTGCTTCACCTTTTTCTCAAGTGGCTAATCAGCTGGAGCGAGAAGTGGTGGTCAGCAGTGTGTTTGGTACGAATACCATTGAAGGAGGCAAGCTGAGTGAAGATGAAACTGCCAATGCTTTAATGCTTGATCCAGCGCAGGTCAAGGAAATTGAACAGCGTCGCGCAGTGAACATCAAGGCTGCTTATGACTTATCGCAACAGGTTGCCCGAACTGCCGGGTGGTCCCTGAATCGGGAATTCATTCTTGAGGTGCATCGCCTTATTACGCAGCAAATCCCTCATCCCAATAATCAGCCTGGCAAGCTTCGCAATAATCCGAAGCATCATATTACCTATGTCGGAGATGAGGGCCACGGTGGACGCTATAAGCCACCTCAATATGGTAGGGATATTGATCGCCTGCTGGATGCGCTTATCGGTTGGCATGCGGAAATGGAAAGATCTGGTGTGCCTGGATTGATTCGAGCGCCGCTGGTACATCTCTATTATGAGCTCATTCATCCTTTCTGGGACGGTAACGGCCGGGTAGGGCGGGTAATCGAAGCCACTCTGCTGCAAGCGGCAGGTTATCGCTATGCACCGTTTGCCTTGGCGCGCTATTATCTTGCTAACATCGATAGTTATTTCACGCTATTTAATACCTGCCGCAAAGCCGCAGAAAAAGGGCAGGCCTGGCCTAATCATGCATTTGTCGAGTTTTACCTGGAGGGTATCCGTCAGACGATCAACACACTGCAAGACAGGGTAAACCAGATGACGGCACTGTTACTGTTTGAAAGTAAGCTGCACCGCTTACTTGAGGAAAAGCGCATCAATGTGCGTCAATATACGATTGTTTCCCAGCTGCTGGGCAGGCGTCGCGCAATGCCACTGGATGAAATCCGTCAGACACCCTGGTACACAGGCCTATATTTGAAGCTAAATGATAAGACACGGCAACGAGACTTACGTCATCTGCGTGAAATGGAATTGGTTTTTCTGGATACCCATCATAACCTTTGGCCGGGAGTGATCAGACCGCAAAACATCAAACCGTTAGGTAAAAAACAAATATGA
- a CDS encoding PGPGW domain-containing protein has product MSEVFETIQQWIPAHILIGITIASIIGFIGTLIAIPIILIRLPADYFDTRTPRHWMKDHHPVLRVMGLIIKNLVGSVFVLAGFIMLFVPGQGVLTMLIGISLLDFPRKRELEARIVSQHSILKAINSIRHRFNKPPLILAPRS; this is encoded by the coding sequence ATGAGTGAAGTATTTGAAACAATTCAACAATGGATTCCAGCCCATATCCTGATCGGGATCACGATAGCTTCGATTATTGGCTTTATTGGTACCTTGATCGCTATTCCCATTATTCTGATCCGTTTACCAGCGGACTATTTTGACACGCGCACGCCTCGCCATTGGATGAAAGATCATCATCCGGTGCTACGGGTAATGGGATTAATCATTAAAAATCTGGTCGGTAGTGTGTTCGTTCTGGCTGGGTTTATTATGCTGTTTGTACCGGGGCAGGGTGTACTGACCATGCTGATTGGCATTTCTCTACTGGATTTTCCCAGAAAGCGTGAGTTGGAAGCTAGGATTGTTAGTCAGCACAGTATATTGAAAGCAATTAATTCCATCCGCCACAGATTTAATAAACCACCCTTGATTCTGGCGCCTCGTTCTTAA
- a CDS encoding BON domain-containing protein, giving the protein MKQLNNRFFAFLLIVLMAFFLGGTSALAEEETAGEYLDDSIITAKVKKAIFDEPGLKSGEIKVETFKGVVQLSGFVSSQNDIDRAVEVAREVEGVKSVKNSIEIKGQ; this is encoded by the coding sequence ATGAAACAACTCAATAACCGTTTTTTTGCTTTTCTATTAATCGTTCTAATGGCTTTTTTCTTAGGCGGCACATCAGCGTTAGCGGAAGAGGAAACAGCTGGAGAATATCTGGATGATTCTATTATTACTGCGAAGGTCAAAAAGGCAATTTTCGATGAGCCCGGCCTGAAATCCGGTGAAATCAAAGTGGAAACCTTTAAGGGTGTTGTTCAATTGAGCGGCTTCGTAAGTTCCCAGAACGATATCGACAGAGCGGTCGAAGTTGCGCGTGAGGTTGAGGGCGTAAAATCTGTCAAAAATAGCATAGAAATCAAGGGACAGTAG